CGGGCATTCGATTCCTTTTAACGACAAGCAAGCCCTACTGGAGCAGTTTCGCGAGCATTCCCCGGCGCCGGTGGTGTCGTTGTTGCGGACCGGGGAAGCGTTCGTGGATGGCGCCGACTATCACGTATCGCCGGACGATCCGCGAGCGTTGGTGCGCGAAATCGTGACGATTGTGCCCCCGAACGATGGAGAGCAACATGGGGCGGCGTAAGTCTCGCAAAAGGGCGGCCCCAGTCAAGCGGGCGCGCGGCCGGGTGGCCAAGCTTCCGCCCGAAGCCGATGCCGCGCGCGACGAAGGTCCACGGCTGATTCCGCTCCCGGAAGGGGGTGTTCCGGGGACGCCTCGGACCGACGCAAGCGGCCTGCCAACCAATCGCTACCTGGCGCTGGCGGACCTCGCGTTACGGCTTTGGGGCTCGGAAGAAGCAGCCCCCGCCGGAAACGCAAGAAAGAGCGATTCGACCTTTCCCCGCAAGACCAAGCGTTAAGCTCCCGGTAGCCTGCTCCGAACCCTGGGCCCCGGTGATCTACCGTTCGAGCCCTCGGTGCTCGCGGTTAACCTTTTAGACGCTCCGCGTCGGCTGGGCCGCCGAGGCCATCAAATTCCGCGTATAATCGGCCTCCATGCCGAACCGCGTACGGAGAGTTCCGCGCCGCCCGATTTCCGGATTGACCATTGAAGAAGTACGCATCGTCGCTGACCTGCGCGTGATGCATGCCAAGGTGGATGAGCTTTGCCAGATCGTGCGCGCGCTTCGGGAACGACACGGTGAAGCGGACGTCAACGCGTATGCCGATACGCCGGTGCTCTCCCAGGACATCGAGAAAGTTGACGAGATCTACCTGTGGTTCATTAAGCTGAAGCAACAACGCAACCAGCGCGCCGCCACTTAGCAGCCTCGACAAGTTCATGGGAGACGGGATCCTGACCGTCTTCGGAAGCCCCGTCCCGCTGCGGGTATAATGCCACGCGCAAATTCTGTTCAGGGGGAACTATATGAAAAAGTTGCTGATCGTTGTGCTGCTCATGCCGCTGTTTGCGTGGGGACAAAGCGCATTTGACGGCACATGGCGCCTGGATTTGAACAAGGCACAGTTACCCAAGAAACCGGACAAGTACCTGCTGGAGAAAGGAACGTACCGGTGCGACAGCTGTGTTCCGGTCTATGAGGTCAAAGCCGATGGCCAGGATCACAAGGTTACCGGCCACCCCTATTTCGATACGGTGAGCGTGAAAATCGTTGATGACAAGACGGTGCAATTTGAGCAGAAAAAGAACGGCAAGGTAGTGGGCACCAATAAACAGACAGTCAATGATACTGGGACTCAGTTGACTGACGAATTTACCTGGCAGCCACAGGCCGGCGGGAAAGAGCAAAACGGTAAAGCTGTCTCGACACGAGTTGCGAAAGGGCCGCCTGGTTCGCACGCCATTTCGGGATCCTGGCGCGAGGAGAAGCTGGCCGGCCTCTCTCAGGATGCGATCACCTGGACGTACAAGACGACCGGCGATGGCCTGTCCATGAAAGCGGCTACCGGGGAATCCTACGAGGCCAAGACGGACGGCAAGGATTATCCGTATAAGGGAGATCCCGGTATCACCAGCGTCTCTCTCAAGAAAGTGAACGCCAATACACTGGAAGAGACCGATAAGAGGGACGGCAAGGTCATTTCGATCGCCAAGGTGTCCATTTCAGCGGATGGAAAGACCATGAAGATCGACGTGGACGACAAGCTGCACGGCACCACTTCCAGCTACGTTGCAACCAAGCAGTAACTCCGCAAGCAGTGACCCTCCCCACGGCGGCAGCCTCGGAGTTGCCGCCGTGATTGCAGCGCATAACGCTTTCGTCAAAGTTGCCTCAAACGGCTGTGGATGGTAGAAAAGAAGACTACAACTTGCTCAAGCAGTGGGCGCTTAACTCAGCGGTAGAGTGCCATCTTCACACGGTGGAAGTCACTGGTTCGAATCCAGTAGCGCCCACCATACACTTCTCGTTAGCCGACAGCCACTTGCGAGTGGCTGTCTGTTTTTTCTCGAAAAATCCTTGGCCGAAGCGGCCCCGGTCGTCGCTATGAAGCTTCTTCTTTGCGAAACTTCTTTCGCGCCCTCTTGCGTGCCAAGGCTTGCTTCGCGCGGCGCTTCTCGCCCGGTTTCAGATAGTAGGAGTGACGCTTCACTTCCTTAATAATGTCTTCCGTCTGGACCTTGCGCTTGAACCGACGCAGAGCGTTCTCCAACGATTCGCCCTCTTGCAGTCGAACTTCTGCCAAAGCGTTTTACCTCCTGCCTATGAGCACATTCTCCTGACCAACTATCAGTACCGGCCAGAGCCACTGCGTCAGCCACGCGGTGCGCCGCGGCCTCCGCCAAACGAACCACGCGCGCGCTTGGGACGCGCTTCATTCACGCTCAGGGCACGCGTGCCCAACGTTACTCCCTGCATCCCAGCAATTGCCTTGTCGCCCTCTCCATCATTGGCCATCTCAACGAATGCGAAGCCACGGCGTTGACCAGTATCCCGATCGGTCACGATTGAAACGTTATCGACTTGCCCGTAAACGGCAAATGCGGTTCGCAATTCCTCTTCGGTACTCTGAAAGTCCAGATTTCCAACGTAGATGTTCTTCATACTCGCCTCATCGAATCGGGCTATTTGATTGTCGGTGTTTCTCGAAACGAATGAGGCAGGAGTTTCGCGGTCTCAGATGCCCGAAGTCGAACGGGAAAAAGGGACGTTCAAACGCATTCCAAGACTAACACACTCATACGTTTGCCTGCACTTGCACGCTGACCTTTAGGTGTGTTTGCTCCCCCCAGTCGGCCAAGACCTGTACGGGTGGCAGTATTGTCTCAAGCTTCCGCCCCGCCGTCTTGCGCCTGCGTTGCTTCGTGAGCCGCGACAGCAGGCAGTCGCCGATCCCGTGCTCACTCCTGAGCGGCCATCAAGAACATCAGGCTTGAAAAGGGCACGAAGAGAACGGGGTTTTTTAGCTCCCTGACCATTGGTCCCCAAGCAAGGTCGTGCTGCATTGATTCAGCAACACGGGAGGCGTCGATCCAAAGCCCATCACTATCCACCTTGCTTACTGTTCCAGTGAGCATGGAGTCGTGATGCTTGAAGCGAAACAGGATTCGTCGATTGTCCAGATGCTTTAGGTCAAGCATAGCGGCGCAGATTATACGCCACCGACGGAGGGCAAGAATGCGGGGGGGCACCAGCAGCTGTGTGGGGCCTGTACCTGCAACACGCGCTTGCCATTCGATGAAACGAATTATCCCTACCAGTATTTTTCATCCTGTTTTTTACCTGAGACGAGAAATCCAATCTGGGCGTTCGCGGTTCTGAAGTGATTTCCAAGACAATTATCAGCAGGAGGCATTCATGACGACTCGTTCAAAGTCAGCAAGGAAAACTCACGTTAAAAAGCCAGCAGGCCATCGCGCCGCACGAGGCCGGAGGTCGCAGCAGACTGTCTCCGCATCCGCCTACCGGAAGCCGTGGAGGACGTTTACGACTGATGCCATAAGCGGCGTGATGGACATAGAAGAAGCTGCGCTTAAGTTAGGCGTCGAATACGGGCAGACGACCATTGCTGTCTTGCAGTTTATCTTGTGGCCGATCCTAGGGCGACCAACGGAGATGGAGCCAGTTGGCCGCGGCAAGGTATTGGCGCTGAAGACTCCAGCACAAGTGGTTGACGCGGCCATTGCGAGGGCGGCATGAACAGGCGGACTGTTGGAGCGCCCTGCTGAGCTCATTGCGGGTTCACCAGTTCGCCTTGAAGTAAGCCGGCATCCGGCGCAGCTGGCGCGAGTGCAGCAACTCACGGTTTTTCCTAAGGTGCGCAGCATATACATACGAGTCCTGGGGCTATCCCTGTCCTCACAAGCAGTTACGACTGGTTACACCCTTGCTGTTCTGTCCTCTGCATGGCGCAACTTGGCGGACGGCCGTCGGAGAAGCGCCAGAGCAGGAGGGCAGCATGCGAAAATCGGTCGTTCTATGCGTAGATGACGAACTGGACGGCTTGATCGGGCGTGAGGCTCTGCTGAAGCAAAAAGGGTACGACGTGTTGATTAGCACCAGCCCACGTGAAGGGCTGAAACTGTTCGCGTCGTGCCACGTCGATGCCGTGGTTCTCGATTACAACATACCCGAGATGCGCGGGGACGTGTTGGCATCGCGAATGAAACAACTCAAGCCTGACACTCCGATCATGCTGCTGAGTGCAGAGGATGCGCTGCCTGAAGAAGCGTTAGGTCAGGTGGACATGTTCATCTCCAAAAGAGAACCGCCGCGGGAATTCATATCGGCGGTTCAAGCTTTGCTTGCCGGCCGTGAACAGTTCTACTCAAAGTGGCTGCGGGAGTGGAGAGGCAAATTGGCTGCGTAGCATTTCTTGATTGAGATCACCTCAGCTGCTAAAACCGGGAGCGCCAGGAATCCTGCGTCGCGGCTGAAGCCGCGCCCTTTCAAAGCTGGTTTGAAGAAAAAAAGAAGAAGTTCAGTTCAGCCTTTGAGCAACCCTGCCACGCCTCGCGCCACCGTCTGGAAACTCTTGCTCCGGGGATCGATCAGGTCGAAGTGGCTGGCTTTGCGGATGGGAACAAACTCGACCTGCTCGCCGCGTTTGTTCTTGGCGCGCACGTAATCGCGGCTGATGGCGATGGGAACGTCCAGATC
This is a stretch of genomic DNA from Terriglobales bacterium. It encodes these proteins:
- the rpsU gene encoding 30S ribosomal protein S21; its protein translation is MAEVRLQEGESLENALRRFKRKVQTEDIIKEVKRHSYYLKPGEKRRAKQALARKRARKKFRKEEAS
- a CDS encoding RNA-binding protein; amino-acid sequence: MKNIYVGNLDFQSTEEELRTAFAVYGQVDNVSIVTDRDTGQRRGFAFVEMANDGEGDKAIAGMQGVTLGTRALSVNEARPKRARGSFGGGRGAPRG
- a CDS encoding response regulator, with product MRKSVVLCVDDELDGLIGREALLKQKGYDVLISTSPREGLKLFASCHVDAVVLDYNIPEMRGDVLASRMKQLKPDTPIMLLSAEDALPEEALGQVDMFISKREPPREFISAVQALLAGREQFYSKWLREWRGKLAA